DNA from Candidatus Aminicenantes bacterium:
TTCAAAAACCGCAATCGCAACGAGGGATCGATAAAACGATATACACTGCGTCGGTAGTGACTGTGGATTTCAGGGGTACGGCTCACGAAATCGAGATTTTCGGTCTCGATGCATTTTATGGCAGTTGTGAGAGCTGATCTCAGGTTCTCCAGTTTGGTTTGATCCTCCCCGGGTACAAAATCAATGATGCCGTCGATGATAGCCTGAGAAAAGAGTTCCATGGCGGAAACACCCACGAAGCGTGCACATTCCTGCCATGAAAGATTAAGTTTGCGCGCAATACTGGCCAGCCCGGACGGATGGATGGTATTAAACACCCCGTCGCGCACGCTGAGCAAAAGGTTGGCTGCGGCCAGGGGAATGGCCCCGCCCGAGTACCCGTTCCCCAGGATAACCGCCACAGTGGGAACGTCGATGTTCACCATTTCCGCGATGAGGCGTGAAATCTGGTGGGCCTGGTTGCCGCGGTTGGCGATTTCACCGGCATCCGCCCCGGGCGTGTCGATGAAGGTGATGATGGGAATGCCCAGGTTGGCGAATTCCCGCGCATGCCATGCCGCGGCTTCGTGGTGTTCCGGCATCCACACCCCGTTGGCAATGGTCCTTTCCTGGGCGATGATGCCGATGCGTCGCCGCCGTGCGCTGAAATCCATTTCCATTTCCACTATGGCCAACGGCCCCATGAGTACTTTGCGCAAAATGGTTCCACCCAGGCGGTGGATCACCGCCATTGAGCCGGGCCGTGATGGCTCCCCGGCCGGTTGCACCGTGCGGGCGATGTAGTCGTTCAGGTCCAGCTTTTCCAACTCTTTCAAGCGGGTTTCAATCACGCTGGGAGAAAGCAAGCCGCGTACCCGCCGGTGGAGTGCGCGGTGCTCCGAGGGAGGGAACAGGGCGAAATCGCGGCACATCTGCTCGACCTTCAGGTACATGCGGTCGTATTCGGGCTGGTCTGGATTCATGATTGCCTCCCGGGATCGGCGTGAAAAGACCCGTTTTCGTCTGGTCGCCACGGAATCAAAATGTTTGTTCTTGAATCCGGCGATGGGGTTGGTACCGAAATTGAATTATCAGTTAAATTCGGTGGAATGTCAAGTAAGTGATGTGCCTTTCCCCGCTCAACCCCTTGAAATGCGCGTGATTCTGATCATGATGATGTGTCAGGATACAGGTATCCCGGCAATCCGTTCCAGGGCTCTAGCCAGGATTGCCCGCGGACAGGCCAGATTCATGCGTTGGAAACCCTCGCCTCCGGGACCAAAAAGGGGGCCTTCGTCCAGCCATACGCGGGCCTTTTCGCGCAGACGTTTGCTTAACGTTTCATCTTCCAGGCCGGCCGCATGGCAGTCGATCCAGGCCAAGTAGGTGCCTTCCAGGGGCATGGGGTTGGCCCAGGGGATTTTTTCGCGACAGATTCCCGCCAGGTACGTGTGGTTGGCCTTGATGTATGCCAGCAGTTTATCCAGCCATTTGCGGCCGTGGCGATAAGCGGCTTCGGCGGCTACGATACCGAAAGGATTGCTTAATCCAAGGCCTACGGTTTTCATGGCGGTGTTGAATCGGGCGTGCAACCCTGGATCGGGAATGATGGTAGAGGAAACCTGCAGTCCCGCCAGGTTGAAGGTCTTGGAGGGGGAGGTGCAGGTGATGATGCGTTCCCTCAGATCCGGGGCGACCGTCTCCAGGGGGAGGTGAATGTGCCCAGGCATGGCCAGGTCGGCGTGGATCTCGTCACTCACAATCAGGATGTCGTGACGGCGGCAGAGCGCCGCCAGTTCTTCCAATTCCTTTCGGGTCCACACCCGGGCTACGGGGTTGTGTGGGCTGCACAGGATCAGCATGCTTGCACCGGCGCCAATTTTATTTTCCAGGTCCTCCAGGTCCATACGCCAGGTATCGTGCACCCGCACCAGCTGATTGGCGGCGATTTCGCGCTGATTGTTTTCCACGGCCCACATGAATGGGTAATACACCGGGGGCTGAATGATGATTTTTTCCCCGGGCCGGGTAAAGGTTTGAATCGCGAGGTTGATGGCGGGAACAACTCCGGGGGTGACAATGATCGATTCCTCTTTTATTTCCCAGTTGTGAACGGAGCCGAACCATTTTCGGGTGGCTTGAAAAAAGGATTCCGGGTGGCCGGTATAGCCGTACACACCGTGGGCGGCCCGGGACTTCACCGCCTCGACTACTTCCGGCGGAGCCGGAAAGTCCATATCTGCAACCCACATGGGAAGAATATCGGGAATGCCGGTGTTTTCCGCGCGAAAATCCCATTTTAACGATGCGGTGCCGGTACGGTCGACAATTTGATCAAAATTAAATTCCATTTTTAGCACCTCTGCTGACGAAGCGGCATTTTACCCGAATCCGCCGCGGCTGGCAATCGGCTGCCGCTCACGGAAATCGCTAATGGCAATATGAATGAGAAAACGACGCGAATGAATGTTATATTTAATACCGGGAGGTCATGCCGATGGGAAGGGATCGCTTAAGCGCGTTTCTTATGATGCTTCTAATGCTGGCGGTATCGTTTGCCGGTGCGGCTGTGTACAAGGATCACGATTTGGACGGGGTTTCGTTTCGAGCGTTGATCCGGCTGCAGGAAAGCGAGACGGAGTACCGCTGCACCGTGGTGTTTCGCGAAAGAGCCGCCAACATCATATTGGACGTGAACCAAATGTTGCCCATGGTGCCCCGCAACGATCGTTTCATGACCCTCTACCTGTTGGAGGAAGAGATCCCGGATACGCAAAAAATCGCCGCCAAGCTGGTTACGGTTCCTCCGGAAGATATGGATGAGCCGCCGCCACCGGAAGAGTGGCCCGCCCGCTCGATGTGGTGGATCCACCTGCTGGAGCCGCCTCCGGATCAGGCAGTGAAAAGTGAAAAGTCGGGTTCTGTTACGTTTCGTGTGGGTAAGCACATTGCTGATTGGCGAGAGGTTGTGGGGATGATTACCCAGAGGGTACTCTTATGAAGCATTTCCCTTTTTCAAATTTGAATAAACTCCAGACCCACCAAACCCACACAAAATGGAAGAGAACCTTACTTTTTTACTTTCAACTTTTCACTGTTGTCAAGCGTCCTCTTGTCTCTTGAAGCCTGCCCCCTTCTTTCCAACTTTCCCCAGAGCATGATTCCGGCCAGGGCGCCGGCAGAATCCACCAGAAAATCATTGAGGGCACAAACCCGGCCGGGCACAAACGCCTGGTGAAACTCGTCCCCCAAGGCCAACAAGAGGAGCAACAGCAACACCAGGAGCATACCGATTCGGTTGCGAGGGCAGATGGCCCGGGCCAGCAAGAACCCCAACACCAGGAACTCCAGGAAATGGGGAATAATGTCGGGAATGCCCTTGGGCAGGCCGGCCGGTGTCTGCGCGGATAACCAGAAAATAAGGGCATACACCGCAATCGGAGGAAACCAGCGGAAAAACAATGGGACCGCGTTTCGTGAAAAAAGGTTATTCAATAAACCCATACGAAATTAGAAGAAATTCAAAATTAGACATTTCCGAGCCCTGATCCATGCCCGCGCCCCTTTTTCGTGGGCGACCGGCCGGTCGCCCCTACGCCTGCATTTCGATTGAAATCAGTTCCTACCCCCTGTCTCCTGAGACCTGTCACCTTCTTTTCAACTTTTTAACTCTTCAACTTTTATTGAATAATCACACAAAATACATGACCCAGCTGAACACAATGACCCCGCCCACCATGTAGATAAAAAGCTTCAGGCTGTAACGACAGACCTGGCGCAAGGATTCATATTTCAGGAAACCCAGCATCACGGAAACGATAATGGCGTACACGACCATGGACAACAGGTGGCTGCGAAAGATCATTCGCCTTTCTCCTCTTTCAAGACCAGGCGGGATGCGTGCAGGGCCGCCAGGTAATTGATCAACCCCGCGGTTACCAGGTAGGTGGTGCCGTAATGGTGGGTTATTGAGCGCACATCACCGGAATCCAGGCCCAGAAGACGAATCAGGAAAAAGAATACGCCGCTGCCCAGGTCTCCCAGCAAACCCAGGATCATGAGGGGGTGGTAGGTGTTGTCCACAGTATAGAATTTTCCCTGCATGAAGACACCCAGAGCCAGCAACAGGACCGTGCCGCCCAGAAAAACGCCGCCGCGCAGCCAGCGCTTCTGCAGGAAATGACCGGCACCGGGAAAAAACCAGGCAACGATAAAGGTAAACAGGGATCTGGTGTTCATGATGGCGCCATTATACACGATCCGCCAGGGCGCGGCAAGCCGCGCCGGGTGTCAACGCCGGGTTGACATCCCCGTCTCTCCCTCTTATAATTTCCCTCTCCGCAAGGGGAGAGTTTTGTCTGTCCGGCTTTGATGGTGGCTGGACACGTGTAAGGAAAGGCTAAAGAGGTAATGATGAGTCACCAGAAACGTATCCTTTGCATTGGGGCCGGATATGTCGGCGGCCCCACCATGGCGGTCATGGCAATGAAATGTCCCGAATACCGTTTTGATGTGGTCGACATCAACCCCGATCGCATTGCCCGCTGGAACTCCGACCAATTGCCCATCTTCGAGCCCGGCCTCGACGAGGTGGTGCGTGGGGCCCGGGGACGCAACCTCTTCTTCTCAACCGATATCGCCGATGGCATCCGCGCCGCGGACATTATATTCGTTTCCGTCAACACCCCCACCAAGACCTTCGGCGAAGGCGCGGGCATGGCCTCGGACCTGCAGTACTGGGAACGCACGGCCCATGAAATCGTCGAGCACGCCGAAGGTGACAAGATCATCGTAGAAAAGAGTACCCTGCCGGTCCGCACCGCCGAAGCCATGGAACGCATCCTTAAGGCCAATACCCGGGGACGCCGTTTCGAGGTGGTGTCCAATCCGGAGTTCCTTTCTGAAGGCACGGCGGTACGTGACCTGCTTGAGGGGGATCGGGTACTTATCGGCGCCCACGAAAGCGACAGCGGCCGCGCCGCGGCGGAATCCGTGGCGGACATTTACCGCCACTGGATGGCGGAAGACCGCATAATCATGACCAGCGTATGGTCATCTGAACTATCCAAACTGGTTGCCAACGCTTTCCTGGCCCAACGCATTTCTTCCATTAACGCCGTATCCGCCCTGTGCGAAAAAACCGATGCCGACGTGGGCGAGATCGCCCGGGCCGTGGGCAGCGATTCCCGCATTGGGTCGCGGTTCCTGAATGCCAGCGTGGGGTTCGGCGGTTCATGCTTTAAAAAGGACATCCTCAACCTGGTCTACATTGCTCGTTCCTACCACCTGCACGAAGTGGCGGATTACTGGGAGATGGTGGTGCGCTTGAACGAATTCCAGATGCACCGCTTCGTGCAACGCATGGTACGCGAAATGTTCAACACCGTGGCGGGCAAAAGGATCGCCCTGTTCGGATTTGCCTTTAAAGCCGACACCGGCGATACCCGGGAATCCCCCGCCATTACCGTGGCTCGCCTGCTCCTGGATGAACGGGCGAAATTGATCGTCAGCGACCCCCAGGCCCTTGAGAACGCCCGCATGGACCTGGCGGACGCAGGGGAGGGCGTCACCTATACCCCCGACCCCTATACCGCTGCCGAGGGCGCCGACGCCGTGGCTGTACTCACCGAGTGGCGCCAATATCGGGATCTGGATTTTGAACGCATCTTCCGTTCCATGCGCCAGCCCGCGTTCCTGTTTGATGGGCGCAATATCCTCGACCACCACGCGCTTCGAAAAATCGGCTTCCAGGTCTATCCCCTGGGCAGCCGCGCGTTGAATTCATTCTGAACCGCAGGAGGCAGATATGTGCGGAATCATCAGTTACGTGGGGCGCCAACCAGCCCTGCCCATCCTCATGGAAGGCCTGAAACGCATGGAATACCGCGGCTATGACTCTGCCGGTTTTGCCGTTGTGGAAGACGGACGCACTCTGACCGTGCGTTCCGTGGGCAAAGTGGCGCGCCTGGAAGAGAAAAAGGTGGGTTTGAAAACCCGGGCCACTTTCGGCATTGCCCATACCCGCTGGGCCACCCACGGTAGGCCTTCAGAAGAGAACTGTCACCCCCAATCCGCCTGCAACGGCAAGATTTCAGTGGTGCATAACGGTATCATTGAAAATTACGTGGAGATCCGCAACGAGTTGATTCAAAAAGGTCATGTATTCCACTCCGAAACCGACACCGAGGTGATTGCCCACTTGATTGAAGAGTATTTTGAAGGCGATCTGGAAACCGCGGTGCTGAAATCCCTGAACTTCCTGGTGGGAACTTTCGGCATCGCCGTGATCCACGCTGACGTGGACCACAAGGTCATCGTGGCCCGCCGCGGCAGCCCGATCCTGATCGGCGTGGGAGAAGACGAGTACTTCGCCGCCTCGGATTCCAACGCCCTCAGTCCTTACACCAACCGCATGATCTACCTGGAAGACGACGAGATCGCCATCTTGAACTCCGACGGCTACGTCATCAAGAACGCCCGCAACGAGATCCTGGAAAAAAGCATTGAAATCCTCGATGAAGAACACTTTACCATTGACCGCAAGGGATTTCCCCACTTCATGCTCAAAGAGATTTTCGAGCAACCCGAATCGGTTGAAAACGCGTTTCGCGGCCGCCTGATTGAAAACGAGGGGGTGTCCAAACTCGGGGGCCTGGAGCCGGTGATTGGACGGCTGAAAACCATTGACAAGATCGTTATCGTTTCCTGCGGTACCAGTTATTATGCCGGCATGGTGGGCCGCTACATCTTCGAGAACCTGACCCGTCTGAACGTGGAGACGGCCCTGGCTTCAGAGTTCCGCTACCGCCGCCAGCGCCTGAATGAAAGTGTCGCGGTAGTGGCCATCTCCCAGTCGGGTGAAACCGCCGACACCATGGCCGCCGTCAAAGAGGCCCAGCGCAAGGGCGCGCTGCCGCTGGGAATCGTCAACGTGGTGGGATCCTCTATCTCTCAGCTTACCGAAGCGGGAGTGTACAACTACGCCGGCCCGGAGATCGGCGTGGCCTCGACCAAGATATACACGTCCCAGTTGGTGATCCTTACCTTGATGGCCCTGCTCATCGGCCGCTACCAGGACCTCTCTTTTAACGAGGGATTTGAGATCATCTGCGCGCTCAAGCGCCTGCCGGACCAGATTCGTGCTATTCTGAAAGATGCAGACGCCATCCAGGAGATCGCCCTCAAATACGCGGATTATCGCGATTTCCTGTTTATCGGGCGCATGTTGAATTACCCCACCGCCATGGAGGGTGCCCTCAAGCTCAAAGAGATCTCCTACATCCATGCCGAGGGCTACCCCGCCGGCGAGATGAAACACGGCCCCATCTCCCTGATCGACGAAAACTTCCCCACCGTGGCCATTGCACCGATGGATTCAGTGTATGAAAAGATGATCAGCAACATCCAGGAAATCAAGGCGCGCAACGGCCGCATTCTGGCGGTGACCAACTCAGCCGCGGGCAAAGTAAACAGCATTGCCGACGACGTGATCGTGGTGCCCCGCACCATTGAACTGCTGCAACCAATTCTCAACATCATTCCCCTGCAACTCTTTGCCTACTACATCGCCCGTCACAAGGGTTGCGACATCGATAAGCCGCGCAACCTGGCCAAGTCGGTGACGGTGGAATAACTTTGGAGGTCTCATGAAAGGCATTATCCTGGCCGGGGGACACGGCACCCGCCTTTTTCCTCTCACGCGCCCCCTGTGCAAACAATTGCTGCCGGTCTACGACAAGCCCATGATCTACTACCCCCTCAGCGTGCTCATGCTGGCGGGAATCCGCGAGATCCTGATCATTTCCACCCCCAGGGACCTGCCCGCTTTTAAGGAGTTGTTGAAAGACGGGAGCAGCCTGGGGATGCGTATCGAGTATGCCGCCCAAAATGAGCCCAGGGGTATCGCCGATGCCTTCCTGGTGGGAGAAACCTTCCTGGCCGGCGGGCCGGCC
Protein-coding regions in this window:
- a CDS encoding nucleotide sugar dehydrogenase — its product is MSHQKRILCIGAGYVGGPTMAVMAMKCPEYRFDVVDINPDRIARWNSDQLPIFEPGLDEVVRGARGRNLFFSTDIADGIRAADIIFVSVNTPTKTFGEGAGMASDLQYWERTAHEIVEHAEGDKIIVEKSTLPVRTAEAMERILKANTRGRRFEVVSNPEFLSEGTAVRDLLEGDRVLIGAHESDSGRAAAESVADIYRHWMAEDRIIMTSVWSSELSKLVANAFLAQRISSINAVSALCEKTDADVGEIARAVGSDSRIGSRFLNASVGFGGSCFKKDILNLVYIARSYHLHEVADYWEMVVRLNEFQMHRFVQRMVREMFNTVAGKRIALFGFAFKADTGDTRESPAITVARLLLDERAKLIVSDPQALENARMDLADAGEGVTYTPDPYTAAEGADAVAVLTEWRQYRDLDFERIFRSMRQPAFLFDGRNILDHHALRKIGFQVYPLGSRALNSF
- a CDS encoding pyridoxal phosphate-dependent aminotransferase gives rise to the protein MEFNFDQIVDRTGTASLKWDFRAENTGIPDILPMWVADMDFPAPPEVVEAVKSRAAHGVYGYTGHPESFFQATRKWFGSVHNWEIKEESIIVTPGVVPAINLAIQTFTRPGEKIIIQPPVYYPFMWAVENNQREIAANQLVRVHDTWRMDLEDLENKIGAGASMLILCSPHNPVARVWTRKELEELAALCRRHDILIVSDEIHADLAMPGHIHLPLETVAPDLRERIITCTSPSKTFNLAGLQVSSTIIPDPGLHARFNTAMKTVGLGLSNPFGIVAAEAAYRHGRKWLDKLLAYIKANHTYLAGICREKIPWANPMPLEGTYLAWIDCHAAGLEDETLSKRLREKARVWLDEGPLFGPGGEGFQRMNLACPRAILARALERIAGIPVS
- a CDS encoding VanZ family protein, translating into MGLLNNLFSRNAVPLFFRWFPPIAVYALIFWLSAQTPAGLPKGIPDIIPHFLEFLVLGFLLARAICPRNRIGMLLVLLLLLLLALGDEFHQAFVPGRVCALNDFLVDSAGALAGIMLWGKLERRGQASRDKRTLDNSEKLKVKK
- the glmS gene encoding glutamine--fructose-6-phosphate transaminase (isomerizing); translated protein: MCGIISYVGRQPALPILMEGLKRMEYRGYDSAGFAVVEDGRTLTVRSVGKVARLEEKKVGLKTRATFGIAHTRWATHGRPSEENCHPQSACNGKISVVHNGIIENYVEIRNELIQKGHVFHSETDTEVIAHLIEEYFEGDLETAVLKSLNFLVGTFGIAVIHADVDHKVIVARRGSPILIGVGEDEYFAASDSNALSPYTNRMIYLEDDEIAILNSDGYVIKNARNEILEKSIEILDEEHFTIDRKGFPHFMLKEIFEQPESVENAFRGRLIENEGVSKLGGLEPVIGRLKTIDKIVIVSCGTSYYAGMVGRYIFENLTRLNVETALASEFRYRRQRLNESVAVVAISQSGETADTMAAVKEAQRKGALPLGIVNVVGSSISQLTEAGVYNYAGPEIGVASTKIYTSQLVILTLMALLIGRYQDLSFNEGFEIICALKRLPDQIRAILKDADAIQEIALKYADYRDFLFIGRMLNYPTAMEGALKLKEISYIHAEGYPAGEMKHGPISLIDENFPTVAIAPMDSVYEKMISNIQEIKARNGRILAVTNSAAGKVNSIADDVIVVPRTIELLQPILNIIPLQLFAYYIARHKGCDIDKPRNLAKSVTVE